In one window of Halorubrum sp. BV1 DNA:
- a CDS encoding NTP transferase domain-containing protein: MSDDGLPVVSPPFDADEPGQADTADAPRVAGVLLAAGTSSRFGDDNKLLATVDGEPVVRRAARTLVDAGVNPVVVVVGYEADRVRDAVADLPVRVAVNDAYEAGQSTSVRTGIGALGDTDASGDVDAAVIALGDMPLVDSATVETLIAAYAAGAGDALAAAYDGDRGNPVVFDRRFFDRLVAVDGDVGGREILLAGDASALVAVDDPGVRRDVDRPEDLPEGR, translated from the coding sequence ATGAGCGACGACGGACTCCCGGTCGTCTCGCCGCCGTTCGACGCGGACGAACCCGGTCAGGCGGACACAGCCGACGCGCCTCGCGTCGCGGGCGTGCTGCTCGCCGCGGGGACGAGCAGTCGGTTCGGCGACGACAACAAGCTCCTCGCGACCGTCGACGGCGAGCCGGTCGTGCGGCGGGCGGCGCGGACGCTCGTCGACGCCGGAGTCAATCCGGTGGTCGTCGTCGTCGGCTACGAAGCCGACCGCGTCCGCGACGCCGTGGCGGACCTCCCGGTCAGGGTCGCGGTCAACGACGCGTACGAGGCGGGACAGTCGACGTCCGTCCGGACGGGAATCGGTGCGCTCGGCGATACGGACGCATCCGGCGACGTCGACGCCGCGGTGATCGCACTCGGCGACATGCCCCTCGTCGATTCGGCGACCGTCGAGACGCTCATCGCGGCGTACGCCGCCGGCGCGGGCGACGCCCTCGCGGCCGCCTACGACGGCGACCGAGGAAACCCGGTGGTGTTCGACCGGCGGTTCTTCGACCGCCTCGTCGCCGTCGACGGCGACGTGGGAGGGCGCGAGATCCTGTTAGCGGGCGACGCGAGCGCGCTCGTCGCCGTCGACGACCCGGGCGTTCGGCGGGACGTCGATAGACCGGAAGATCTGCCCGAAGGGCGGTGA
- a CDS encoding aerobic carbon-monoxide dehydrogenase large subunit — MSSEPDVPDAETEYQHDEDGGPDPEKHCGHGRGGMGEEVTRKEDKRFITGRGNYVDDIKKPGMLHCEIVRSPHAHARIENIDGSRAEAMDDVVAVLTADDLLEHDLATMPTLMDDTQDVLVNEKVKFQSQEVAAVIATDRYAAKDGAQKVEVEYDVLDPVVDAAEALEEDAPLVRDELDDQEDNHIFDWDTGDKEATEAVFDEADVTVEEDMLYQRLHPAPIETCGAVADWDPGMDKMTVHMTSQAPHAHRTLFSQVSGIPEHKVRIVSPDVGGGFGNKVPIYPGYVVAAAASYVLEQPVKWIEERSENIQTTGFARDYDMTGELAATEDGMIEGVKVDVLANHGAYNAAAQPSKFPAGFFNIFTGSYDIEAAYGSLTAAFTNTAPGGVAYRCSFRVTEAVYLIERMVKVLADELEMDPAEIRRKNFIPSEAFPYESATGWNYDSGDYEKALDKALEMADYEHYREEQQRRIAEDADKLIGIGISSFTEVVGAGPGKQCDIAGIEMFDSADLRVNPTGNAVLRVGVQTQGQGHETTFAQIVAEELGMDVDNISVEHGDTDTEPYGLGTYGSRSTPVAGAAAAVAARKVRDKAKSIAANELEAAEEDIEWDRESGEFHVAGAPDRSITITEIAAGAYMNHPGDEEPGLEATNYYDPPEMTYPFGSYIVIVEVDRETGEVEFEKFVAVDDCGNRINPMIIEGQIHGGLAQGIGTAMLEKVTYDDNGNVTGGDFMNYLLPTANEIPNFETGHTVTPSPHHPIGAKGVGESPTVGSPPAIVNAVVDAMSHAGVSHVEMPMTPDVVWETLDDAGLAHQPAHNVEFDLGDDAEPADD; from the coding sequence ATGAGCAGCGAACCAGACGTACCCGACGCCGAAACGGAGTATCAACACGACGAGGACGGCGGTCCCGACCCGGAGAAACACTGCGGCCACGGCCGCGGCGGCATGGGTGAGGAGGTGACGCGCAAGGAGGACAAACGCTTCATCACCGGGCGCGGTAACTACGTCGACGACATCAAGAAGCCGGGCATGCTCCACTGTGAGATCGTCCGGAGTCCACATGCGCACGCCAGAATCGAGAACATCGACGGCTCCCGCGCGGAGGCGATGGACGATGTCGTCGCGGTGTTGACGGCCGACGACTTACTGGAGCACGACCTCGCGACGATGCCGACGCTGATGGACGACACGCAGGACGTGCTCGTCAACGAGAAGGTGAAGTTCCAGTCCCAAGAGGTCGCGGCCGTCATCGCCACGGACCGCTACGCGGCGAAAGACGGCGCCCAGAAGGTCGAAGTCGAGTACGACGTGCTCGATCCAGTCGTCGACGCCGCGGAGGCCTTAGAAGAGGACGCCCCGCTCGTGCGCGACGAGCTCGACGACCAGGAGGACAACCACATCTTCGACTGGGACACCGGCGACAAGGAGGCCACCGAGGCGGTGTTCGACGAGGCCGACGTCACGGTCGAGGAGGACATGCTGTACCAGCGGCTCCATCCCGCCCCGATCGAGACGTGCGGCGCGGTCGCCGACTGGGATCCCGGGATGGACAAGATGACGGTCCACATGACCTCGCAGGCTCCCCACGCCCACCGCACCCTGTTCTCGCAGGTGTCGGGCATCCCGGAGCACAAGGTCCGGATCGTGAGCCCCGACGTGGGCGGCGGGTTCGGCAACAAGGTGCCGATCTATCCGGGATACGTCGTCGCCGCGGCGGCGTCGTACGTCCTCGAACAGCCGGTGAAATGGATCGAAGAGCGCTCAGAGAACATCCAGACGACCGGGTTCGCCCGCGACTACGACATGACCGGCGAACTCGCGGCCACCGAAGACGGGATGATAGAGGGCGTCAAAGTCGACGTGCTCGCCAACCACGGCGCGTACAACGCGGCGGCCCAGCCGTCGAAGTTCCCGGCCGGCTTCTTCAACATCTTCACCGGGTCGTACGACATCGAGGCGGCCTACGGGTCGCTTACAGCCGCGTTCACCAACACCGCGCCCGGCGGGGTCGCCTACCGGTGCTCGTTCCGCGTCACGGAGGCGGTGTACCTCATCGAGCGCATGGTGAAGGTGCTCGCCGACGAGCTGGAGATGGACCCGGCCGAGATCCGCCGGAAGAACTTCATCCCCTCGGAGGCGTTCCCGTACGAGTCTGCGACCGGGTGGAACTACGACTCCGGCGACTACGAGAAGGCGCTCGACAAGGCCTTGGAGATGGCCGACTACGAGCACTACCGCGAGGAGCAGCAGCGTCGGATCGCCGAGGACGCTGACAAGCTCATCGGCATCGGCATCTCCTCGTTCACGGAGGTCGTCGGGGCCGGACCCGGCAAGCAGTGTGACATCGCCGGGATCGAGATGTTCGACTCCGCGGACTTACGCGTGAATCCGACCGGCAACGCCGTCCTGCGCGTCGGCGTCCAGACGCAGGGCCAGGGCCACGAGACCACCTTCGCGCAGATCGTCGCGGAGGAGCTGGGGATGGACGTCGACAACATCTCCGTCGAGCACGGCGACACGGATACCGAGCCGTACGGGCTCGGAACCTACGGCTCGCGGTCGACGCCCGTCGCGGGCGCGGCCGCGGCCGTCGCCGCGCGCAAGGTGCGCGACAAGGCCAAATCGATCGCGGCGAACGAACTCGAAGCCGCAGAAGAGGACATCGAGTGGGACCGGGAGTCCGGCGAGTTCCACGTCGCCGGCGCGCCGGACCGCTCGATCACCATCACGGAGATCGCGGCGGGAGCCTACATGAACCACCCCGGCGACGAGGAACCCGGGCTGGAGGCGACGAACTACTACGACCCGCCGGAGATGACGTACCCGTTCGGGTCGTACATCGTGATAGTTGAGGTCGACCGCGAGACCGGCGAGGTGGAGTTCGAGAAGTTCGTCGCGGTCGACGACTGCGGGAACCGCATCAACCCGATGATCATCGAGGGCCAGATCCACGGCGGACTCGCCCAGGGGATCGGCACCGCAATGCTTGAGAAGGTCACCTACGACGACAACGGCAACGTCACCGGCGGTGACTTCATGAACTACCTGCTGCCCACGGCGAACGAGATCCCGAACTTCGAGACGGGTCACACCGTCACGCCGTCGCCGCACCACCCGATCGGCGCGAAGGGCGTCGGCGAGTCGCCCACGGTCGGGTCGCCGCCGGCG
- a CDS encoding HAD family hydrolase, with amino-acid sequence MTYDTVVFDNDGVLVGRTRFDVLRDATRDAFVECGVEEPDSDDVEQMTIGATPGSVGTVCQTYDLDPGSFWRTRDDVVSKAQQHEARAGRKTPYDDLNELEDLDVEMGIVSSNQQATVDFLVDHFEGFDRFGAAYGREPTIHSLQLRKPNPHYIEQALGDLDADNALFVGDNESDVRAAENAGIDSAFIRRPHRRNWDLNVWPTWEIEQLSDLHDIVG; translated from the coding sequence ATGACGTACGATACCGTCGTGTTCGACAACGACGGTGTCCTCGTGGGCCGCACGCGATTCGACGTGCTCCGGGATGCGACCCGGGACGCGTTCGTCGAGTGCGGCGTCGAGGAGCCCGATTCGGACGACGTAGAGCAGATGACGATCGGCGCGACCCCCGGCAGCGTGGGGACCGTCTGTCAGACGTACGACCTCGATCCGGGGTCGTTCTGGCGGACTCGCGACGACGTGGTCTCGAAGGCCCAACAGCACGAGGCGCGCGCGGGACGAAAGACCCCGTACGACGACCTCAACGAACTGGAGGACCTCGACGTGGAGATGGGGATCGTCTCCTCGAACCAGCAGGCGACCGTCGACTTCCTCGTCGACCACTTCGAGGGGTTCGACCGGTTCGGTGCCGCCTACGGCCGCGAGCCGACGATCCACTCGCTCCAACTTCGGAAGCCGAACCCCCACTACATCGAGCAGGCGCTCGGCGACCTCGACGCCGACAACGCGCTGTTCGTCGGCGATAACGAGTCCGACGTGCGAGCCGCCGAGAACGCCGGGATCGACTCGGCGTTCATCCGCCGCCCGCACCGCCGCAACTGGGACCTGAACGTCTGGCCGACGTGGGAGATAGAGCAGCTCTCCGACCTCCACGATATCGTCGGGTGA
- a CDS encoding TIGR00725 family protein: MRVSVIGGSSIGAETAAVAEELGERLAERGHVVVCGGLGGVMEAVCRGARGVGGETIGILPTDRRADANDHVTTPIATGMGHARNALVVLNGDAVIAVDGGPGTLSEIGLALAHGRPVAGLDTHDVAGVAAVESPDAAVEHVEGA; encoded by the coding sequence ATGCGCGTGAGCGTCATCGGCGGGAGCTCGATCGGGGCGGAGACCGCGGCGGTCGCCGAGGAGCTCGGCGAGCGGCTGGCCGAGCGCGGCCACGTCGTCGTCTGCGGCGGGCTCGGCGGCGTCATGGAAGCGGTCTGTCGCGGCGCTCGCGGGGTCGGCGGCGAGACCATCGGAATCCTCCCGACCGACCGACGCGCGGACGCGAACGACCACGTCACCACGCCGATCGCGACGGGGATGGGTCACGCGCGCAACGCGCTCGTCGTCCTGAACGGCGACGCGGTGATCGCGGTCGACGGCGGTCCGGGGACCCTCTCTGAGATCGGACTCGCGCTCGCGCACGGACGGCCGGTCGCGGGGCTCGACACCCACGATGTCGCGGGCGTGGCGGCGGTCGAGTCGCCGGACGCGGCGGTCGAGCACGTAGAGGGGGCCTAG
- a CDS encoding xanthine dehydrogenase family protein subunit M: MKSAPFEHHEPTTVDEAVSLLESLDDPTILAGGQSLVPMLRFRLANPDVVVDINGIDSLDYLREADGHLRVGALARHADIAESDVIDEKYGSFADAAPLVADPQIRNRGTVVGSVAQADPKGDWGSVLLAHEGEVVARGPDGERAIPAEEFFLLPYDTTLGEDELITEVRVPTPSPNEGSAYHKLKRKTGDYAMAGVGVRLTFDDDGTIESAGIGMTAVDITNARATDAEEHLEGERPSPDLFAAAGELAAEQSNPESDEHGGADYKARMVDVLTQRALGDAAERAGTVTVKRRVTQ; this comes from the coding sequence ATGAAGTCAGCCCCGTTTGAGCATCACGAACCGACGACGGTCGACGAGGCGGTCAGCCTACTGGAGAGCCTCGACGACCCGACGATCCTCGCCGGGGGACAGAGCCTCGTGCCGATGTTGCGCTTCCGGCTCGCGAACCCCGACGTGGTCGTCGACATCAACGGCATCGACTCGCTCGACTACCTCCGCGAGGCGGACGGCCACCTCCGCGTCGGCGCGCTCGCGCGTCACGCGGACATCGCCGAGTCCGACGTGATAGACGAGAAGTACGGGAGCTTCGCCGACGCCGCGCCGCTCGTCGCCGACCCACAGATCCGCAACCGCGGGACGGTCGTCGGCTCCGTCGCGCAGGCCGACCCGAAGGGCGACTGGGGGTCGGTGCTGCTCGCGCACGAGGGCGAGGTGGTCGCGCGCGGCCCCGACGGCGAGCGAGCGATCCCGGCCGAGGAGTTCTTCCTCTTGCCGTACGACACGACGCTCGGTGAGGACGAGCTGATCACCGAGGTCCGCGTTCCGACTCCGTCACCGAACGAGGGGAGCGCGTATCACAAGCTGAAGCGCAAGACAGGCGACTACGCGATGGCCGGCGTCGGCGTCCGGCTCACGTTCGACGACGACGGCACCATCGAGTCGGCCGGGATCGGGATGACCGCCGTCGACATCACGAACGCCCGCGCGACGGACGCCGAGGAGCACCTCGAAGGCGAGCGGCCGAGTCCCGACCTGTTCGCTGCGGCCGGTGAGCTGGCCGCAGAGCAGTCGAATCCCGAATCGGACGAGCACGGCGGCGCGGACTACAAGGCGCGGATGGTCGACGTGCTCACCCAGCGCGCGCTGGGTGACGCAGCCGAGCGCGCCGGCACGGTAACGGTCAAACGGAGGGTCACACAGTGA
- a CDS encoding ATP-dependent DNA helicase codes for MTDSPPWADLFGHPEPYPEQADGIDAAIDAAEAGGFLALEGACGTGKTMLALTAGLDRVRDPDSAFERVFVLTSVKQQLRQFETDLETINESLPEGYDPVSGLTLVGKADVCPYARQNRAGIDRETVYERCEGLRERTRNLVGEGGATTTSNLVSEARSQQVGLLDSGSSGTAAGPATGDAPGSAAPDADYLSVDGEATPYRPDTEEFEGTEFCPFYAGFLDDLPEDGDPAEAVPFDVTDIGHVDSDELVRLAAGHGSCPHSVMGALVPEVEVVIGNYYHAFDPVTTGTFTGALLDDATFVVCDEAHMLEPRVRDLVSDAVADASLRDAENELTRVVQPLSFETAGAESEDAALVRGEIEDSDVTVDEIEAVREFYADLRGELDRRVTERLDRERPDWRASMRELDDDEIPLRDPEAPGEDAITTWAKREEYGDRVWARAKQVGAVVKRVLDSLEDEDKKRAAPGVGRTLNAWYREGHEDFFRAVDLERTWDETAPPDSWRRAYNASLALYNCLPSEPIGDRLAEFGGGVLMSATLEPMDVFREVTGLDHLEARGRPVVERTYGLSFPPENRASFAVDAPKFTHENRGPPGERNDTRLAHLDATAAVARREGNVLVGTPSYAEATWMADALDDRLDKPVLLDESSGDRATESLKDDFFAGDGKVLVTSLRGTLTEGVDYRGDRLSAAVVCGVPIINTARPRTRAVITAYDRRFESGFKTALTVPAVRKARQAVGRVIRGPDERGVRVLLDARYARESWNSVRAYLPDHEREEYRPVSPDMLEFALDRFTRETAGD; via the coding sequence GTGACCGACTCGCCGCCGTGGGCCGACCTCTTCGGCCACCCCGAGCCCTACCCAGAGCAGGCCGACGGCATCGACGCCGCCATCGACGCCGCCGAGGCGGGCGGGTTCCTCGCGTTGGAGGGCGCGTGCGGGACCGGTAAGACGATGCTCGCGCTCACGGCCGGCCTCGACCGCGTGCGCGACCCCGACTCCGCGTTCGAGCGCGTGTTCGTGCTCACGAGTGTCAAACAGCAGCTCCGCCAGTTCGAGACGGATCTCGAAACGATAAACGAGAGCCTCCCGGAGGGGTACGACCCCGTCTCCGGACTCACGCTCGTCGGGAAGGCGGACGTCTGTCCGTACGCCCGACAGAACCGCGCCGGAATCGACCGTGAAACCGTCTACGAGCGCTGCGAGGGGCTCCGCGAACGCACCCGCAACCTCGTCGGCGAGGGCGGTGCGACGACGACCTCGAACCTCGTCAGCGAGGCGCGGAGCCAGCAGGTTGGATTGCTGGACTCGGGGTCGTCCGGCACCGCCGCCGGCCCCGCGACCGGCGACGCCCCCGGTTCCGCCGCCCCTGACGCCGACTACCTCAGCGTCGACGGCGAGGCCACCCCGTACCGCCCCGACACGGAGGAGTTCGAGGGGACCGAGTTCTGCCCCTTTTACGCCGGCTTCCTCGACGATCTCCCAGAGGACGGCGACCCCGCGGAGGCGGTGCCGTTCGACGTGACCGATATCGGCCACGTCGACAGCGACGAACTGGTCCGGCTCGCCGCGGGCCACGGCTCGTGTCCGCACTCGGTCATGGGCGCGCTCGTCCCGGAGGTCGAGGTCGTCATCGGCAACTACTATCACGCGTTCGACCCCGTGACGACCGGGACGTTCACCGGCGCGCTGCTCGACGACGCGACGTTCGTCGTCTGCGACGAGGCGCACATGCTCGAACCGCGCGTGCGCGACCTCGTGAGCGACGCCGTCGCGGACGCGAGCCTGCGCGACGCCGAGAACGAACTCACCCGCGTCGTCCAGCCGCTGTCGTTCGAGACCGCGGGCGCGGAGTCCGAAGACGCCGCCTTGGTCCGCGGCGAGATCGAGGATTCGGACGTGACCGTCGACGAGATCGAGGCCGTCCGGGAGTTCTACGCCGACCTCCGCGGCGAACTCGACCGCCGAGTGACCGAGCGGCTCGACCGCGAGCGTCCGGACTGGCGCGCGTCGATGCGCGAGCTCGACGACGACGAGATCCCGCTTCGCGACCCGGAAGCGCCGGGCGAAGACGCGATCACGACGTGGGCGAAACGGGAGGAGTACGGCGACCGCGTCTGGGCGCGCGCCAAGCAGGTGGGCGCGGTCGTCAAGCGCGTCCTCGATTCGCTCGAAGACGAGGACAAGAAGCGCGCCGCGCCGGGCGTCGGCCGCACGCTCAACGCGTGGTATCGCGAGGGACACGAGGACTTCTTCCGCGCGGTCGACTTAGAGCGGACGTGGGACGAGACCGCGCCGCCCGACTCGTGGCGGCGCGCGTACAACGCGAGCCTCGCGCTGTACAACTGCCTGCCGAGCGAGCCGATCGGCGACCGGCTCGCCGAGTTCGGCGGCGGCGTGCTCATGAGCGCGACGCTGGAGCCGATGGACGTGTTCCGCGAGGTGACGGGCCTCGACCACCTCGAAGCGCGGGGGCGACCGGTCGTCGAGCGGACGTACGGACTCTCCTTTCCTCCGGAGAACCGCGCGAGCTTCGCGGTCGACGCGCCGAAGTTCACCCACGAGAACCGCGGCCCGCCGGGCGAAAGGAACGACACGCGGCTCGCGCACCTCGACGCGACGGCCGCGGTCGCGCGCCGCGAGGGGAACGTGCTGGTCGGCACCCCGAGCTACGCGGAGGCGACGTGGATGGCCGACGCGCTCGATGACCGACTCGACAAGCCGGTCCTCCTCGACGAGTCGTCCGGCGACCGGGCGACGGAGTCGCTGAAAGACGACTTCTTCGCGGGCGATGGCAAGGTGCTCGTGACGAGCCTGCGGGGAACGCTCACGGAGGGCGTCGACTACCGCGGCGACCGGCTCTCGGCGGCCGTCGTCTGCGGCGTCCCGATCATCAACACGGCGCGGCCGCGGACGCGAGCGGTGATCACCGCCTACGACCGCCGGTTCGAGTCGGGGTTCAAGACGGCGCTCACGGTCCCCGCGGTCCGAAAGGCTCGGCAGGCCGTGGGACGGGTGATACGCGGCCCGGACGAGCGCGGCGTCCGCGTCCTCCTCGACGCGCGGTACGCCCGCGAGTCGTGGAACAGCGTTCGCGCGTATCTCCCCGACCACGAACGCGAGGAGTATCGCCCCGTGAGCCCGGACATGCTCGAGTTCGCGCTCGATCGGTTCACGCGCGAGACGGCCGGCGACTGA
- a CDS encoding molybdopterin molybdotransferase MoeA, producing MSGDPTEGGGGGGGDGDHGHGEITPVRTAAERVRNLRDEWLDRWGTETVEIDRIAGRTLSEPIDAPAAVPERSHATMDGYAFDASEGYPYELLDREVFPESEPPSLSSGEAVRIFTGAPLPTGANAVLKQEEASVEDGRLDGTPTDPGTYVYERGSNVADGERLFAAGERLGAKDAILLGDLGIDEVPVTERPSVGLLATGTEIHEGRQADLDSPMLAGLVDGWGGEATYEGTVPDEYDRVRDRIAGLADDHDVVITTGGTSVGDKDYVVRALRELGTVLFHRVALRPGKPIAVATLDDRDAVVFAIPGKPVGAHAVTSLVARPFFTGDTALPTVDATMTSDVGIAVPGFTYAVPVTLADGDALPLGHVDSPLAVYEEAFDPSVLSSSTRATRADGFVLTESTLSAGEAVDVVPYPAVER from the coding sequence ATGAGCGGGGATCCGACCGAGGGCGGCGGCGGTGGGGGCGGAGACGGCGACCACGGCCACGGCGAGATCACGCCGGTACGGACGGCCGCGGAGCGCGTCCGCAACCTCCGCGACGAGTGGCTCGATCGGTGGGGCACAGAGACGGTCGAGATCGACCGGATCGCCGGCCGGACGCTTTCCGAGCCGATCGACGCGCCGGCGGCGGTCCCCGAGCGGAGCCACGCGACGATGGACGGCTACGCGTTCGACGCGAGCGAGGGGTACCCGTACGAGCTACTCGACCGGGAGGTGTTCCCCGAGTCCGAGCCGCCGTCGCTGTCGTCCGGCGAGGCCGTCCGGATCTTCACCGGCGCGCCGCTCCCGACCGGAGCCAACGCCGTCCTCAAACAGGAGGAGGCGAGCGTCGAGGACGGCCGACTCGACGGCACGCCGACCGACCCCGGCACGTACGTCTACGAGCGCGGCAGCAACGTGGCGGACGGTGAGCGGCTGTTCGCGGCGGGCGAGCGGCTCGGCGCGAAAGACGCGATCTTGCTCGGCGACCTCGGGATCGACGAGGTTCCCGTGACGGAGCGTCCCTCCGTGGGGCTTCTGGCGACCGGCACGGAGATCCACGAGGGGCGGCAGGCCGACCTCGACTCGCCGATGCTCGCGGGACTCGTCGACGGGTGGGGCGGCGAGGCGACCTACGAGGGCACCGTCCCGGACGAGTATGACCGCGTCAGAGACCGGATCGCGGGGCTCGCCGACGACCACGACGTGGTGATAACCACCGGCGGCACGAGCGTCGGCGACAAAGACTACGTGGTGCGCGCGCTCCGCGAGCTTGGAACCGTGCTGTTCCACCGCGTCGCGCTGCGGCCCGGCAAACCCATCGCGGTCGCCACGCTCGACGACCGGGACGCCGTCGTCTTCGCAATCCCCGGCAAGCCCGTCGGCGCGCACGCGGTGACCTCCCTCGTCGCGCGGCCCTTCTTCACCGGGGACACCGCGCTTCCGACCGTCGACGCGACGATGACGAGCGACGTCGGGATCGCGGTGCCGGGGTTCACGTACGCCGTCCCGGTGACGCTCGCGGACGGCGATGCGCTGCCGCTCGGCCACGTCGACTCGCCGCTCGCCGTGTACGAGGAGGCGTTCGACCCGAGCGTGCTCTCCTCCAGCACGCGGGCGACGCGCGCCGACGGGTTCGTGCTCACCGAGTCGACGCTGTCGGCCGGCGAGGCGGTCGACGTCGTCCCCTACCCGGCCGTCGAGCGATGA
- a CDS encoding CoxG family protein encodes MEFDGEFELDGVPPEKAWVVLSDPVAVRDSLKGCQYITPMDDSFEWDSFEPEEDIPTLPEAEADDVAARAFRTGQTYAALMQVGVGSVKPKFETTVTIDDRDEEEFEMTATGSGSASGSSFSMESGMRIHPQEDGDGSRIEWWTEADISGRIAQLGGRVINPVANKIVNNFFTSIESQMTDVEETDSGVTDRIRGMF; translated from the coding sequence ATGGAGTTCGACGGCGAGTTCGAACTCGACGGCGTTCCGCCGGAGAAGGCGTGGGTCGTGCTCTCGGACCCGGTCGCGGTGCGCGACTCGCTGAAGGGATGTCAGTACATCACACCGATGGACGACTCCTTCGAGTGGGACTCCTTCGAGCCCGAGGAGGACATTCCGACGCTGCCGGAGGCGGAGGCCGACGACGTCGCGGCGCGGGCGTTCCGGACAGGCCAGACGTACGCGGCGCTGATGCAGGTCGGCGTCGGCAGCGTGAAGCCGAAGTTCGAGACGACGGTCACCATCGACGACCGCGACGAGGAGGAGTTCGAGATGACGGCCACCGGCTCGGGCTCCGCGAGCGGGAGCAGCTTCAGCATGGAGTCCGGCATGCGGATTCACCCGCAGGAAGACGGCGACGGCTCCCGCATCGAGTGGTGGACCGAAGCCGACATCTCCGGGCGGATCGCCCAGCTCGGCGGGCGCGTGATCAACCCGGTGGCGAACAAGATCGTCAACAACTTCTTCACCTCCATCGAGTCGCAGATGACCGACGTCGAGGAGACCGACTCGGGGGTCACGGACCGAATTCGAGGGATGTTCTGA
- a CDS encoding AbrB/MazE/SpoVT family DNA-binding domain-containing protein → MGNLTDTKVSEKNLTTVPKPVRNFLDVGAGDRVEWHVEDGNIVVRKAPEE, encoded by the coding sequence ATGGGTAACCTAACGGATACCAAGGTCTCCGAAAAGAACCTGACGACGGTCCCGAAGCCGGTGCGGAACTTCCTCGACGTCGGTGCCGGCGACCGCGTCGAGTGGCACGTCGAAGACGGGAACATCGTGGTGCGGAAGGCACCCGAGGAGTAG
- a CDS encoding (2Fe-2S)-binding protein — protein sequence MTDEREITLTVNGTEHTVEVEPRRLLVHAIREDLDLTGTHIGCDTGNCGACTVLKDGEPIKSCLMFAAQADGAEILTVEGMEDLPEADGIHPLQEGFREEHGLQCGYCTPGMLMSGKALLDEDPDPDEETIRDAISGNLCRCTGYQNIVRSIEYAADELADRAAADGGAVAARTGESTADAGPDGGTAQTPSPEGGHEPPAVGGDADTFCGREDCCGGPSGADPFDREALLDDAEDGNGDAAVDADDRGDSV from the coding sequence GTGACAGACGAACGCGAAATCACGCTGACGGTCAACGGCACCGAACACACGGTCGAAGTCGAGCCGCGGCGGCTGCTCGTCCACGCGATCCGCGAGGACCTGGACCTCACCGGCACGCACATCGGCTGTGACACGGGCAACTGCGGTGCCTGTACCGTGTTGAAGGACGGCGAGCCGATCAAGTCGTGTCTCATGTTCGCCGCGCAGGCGGACGGCGCGGAGATACTCACCGTCGAGGGAATGGAGGACTTACCGGAGGCCGACGGGATCCACCCGCTTCAGGAGGGGTTCCGCGAGGAACACGGCCTGCAGTGCGGCTACTGCACACCGGGAATGCTCATGTCGGGCAAGGCGCTGCTCGACGAGGACCCCGACCCCGACGAGGAAACGATCCGCGACGCGATAAGCGGGAACCTCTGTCGATGTACCGGCTACCAGAACATCGTCCGGTCGATCGAGTACGCGGCCGACGAACTCGCGGACCGAGCGGCGGCCGACGGCGGCGCCGTCGCGGCGCGGACGGGCGAATCGACCGCAGACGCGGGACCGGACGGCGGGACCGCACAGACGCCCTCGCCGGAAGGCGGCCACGAGCCGCCCGCGGTCGGCGGCGACGCAGACACGTTCTGCGGGCGCGAGGACTGCTGTGGCGGGCCGAGCGGGGCCGACCCGTTCGACCGCGAGGCGCTCCTCGACGACGCGGAGGACGGAAACGGCGACGCCGCCGTCGACGCGGACGACCGAGGTGATTCCGTATGA